A DNA window from Serratia sarumanii contains the following coding sequences:
- the mobA gene encoding mobilization protein MobA gives MASYHLSVKTGGKGSASPHADYISREGKYAREKDSDLEHKESGNMPAWAEHKPSEFWKAADTSERANGCTYREIEIALPRELKPEQRLELVRDFVRQEIGDRHAYQFAIHNPKAAIAGGEQPHAHIMFSERMNDGIDRDPQQYFKRANSKAPERGGAKKARFGETPTERKEHLVAQRERWADLQNKHLERYQHTDRVDARSLKAQGIEREPERHLGAGQVQRFDTAQLQAILERRDAERQAEQSRDERDSVIDVTTSLREAISERDNLTIKQEQKPEPAQEDTSGRVFDFEKEPEKLNARVSDAMKDIQEEIDLQSLVNDAMAEFQGIHQEMERLAEKQRQQEKEQQRLAEQTRQKPDKGWSFSR, from the coding sequence ATGGCCTCCTATCACCTCAGCGTAAAAACCGGCGGGAAAGGCAGTGCCTCTCCCCATGCCGATTATATTTCGCGTGAGGGAAAGTATGCCCGTGAAAAAGACTCCGACCTTGAGCACAAGGAGTCCGGTAATATGCCTGCGTGGGCAGAGCATAAACCGTCTGAGTTCTGGAAAGCCGCTGACACGTCTGAACGTGCCAACGGCTGTACCTACCGTGAAATCGAGATTGCCCTGCCGCGCGAGCTAAAACCCGAACAACGCCTTGAGCTTGTCCGCGATTTTGTCCGGCAGGAAATCGGCGACCGTCATGCGTATCAGTTCGCCATTCATAATCCGAAAGCGGCGATAGCCGGCGGCGAGCAGCCGCACGCGCATATCATGTTCTCTGAGCGGATGAATGACGGTATCGACCGTGACCCGCAGCAGTATTTTAAGCGAGCTAACAGCAAAGCCCCTGAGCGCGGCGGTGCGAAAAAGGCACGTTTCGGGGAAACGCCGACAGAACGCAAAGAGCACCTCGTCGCCCAGCGGGAACGCTGGGCTGACCTACAGAATAAGCACCTTGAACGGTATCAGCATACCGACCGCGTTGATGCACGCTCACTCAAAGCTCAGGGCATTGAGCGTGAGCCTGAGCGGCATCTTGGCGCGGGACAGGTTCAGCGGTTCGATACTGCGCAGTTACAGGCCATCCTTGAGCGCAGGGACGCTGAAAGGCAGGCGGAGCAGTCTCGTGATGAACGTGACAGTGTGATTGACGTGACCACCTCGCTACGGGAAGCCATCAGCGAGCGGGATAACCTGACGATAAAACAAGAGCAGAAGCCTGAACCTGCGCAGGAAGACACTTCCGGCAGGGTTTTCGATTTTGAGAAAGAGCCGGAGAAACTGAACGCACGGGTCAGTGATGCCATGAAGGACATACAGGAAGAAATCGACCTTCAGTCCCTTGTGAACGATGCGATGGCGGAGTTTCAGGGGATACATCAGGAAATGGAGCGACTGGCAGAAAAACAGCGTCAGCAGGAGAAAGAACAGCAGA